One stretch of Gambusia affinis linkage group LG05, SWU_Gaff_1.0, whole genome shotgun sequence DNA includes these proteins:
- the kel gene encoding kell blood group glycoprotein isoform X2, protein MSRSAQQLPQQSDRSKSRPEPESRLQPPPQLQLIEQPQHLLQQQNPLQPGQQQLLNTERQEKLVWVTPQRLFGLLLVFFIGIAILGLAYYLHHVLHTGSGNNAANVTPCVSTACQWAAARLSMSTDPFTEPCDYFVSMCGSKRLQLKSKGRQRSHGIPGHSQNPIERLAETDKQNKTEHRRLGEDTTLSRKTLLLQYLRGILETNQSSSSSAVQKTKDFYHSCLDTRSLEAVGAEPFLRLIQKLGGWAVSGQWNRTDFNYTLGVLMREYGTFPFFNLYVGKDPNEAASNGTKRYIQIDQPDLLIPIEWNSKKQTSGAKTETLRPFLASCQSYLAFLGSPPSMRMLHVGTFISLSSELAVAASPLQYRLSKGQLYQRMTIRDLQSQAPAIDWLGCLQAAFHPLSLTEDDHVLLHNLPYIIQMSRIINEWLHKPEMSNSGTLHTFMVLNLLHTLMPAMDSRFSETAKNYSLALGNIEEEVPRWKHCLLETERGFDSVLTHLLSETAARRETEEIIENVFFAFISKITDLRWKDQKSFQRFIDKVYSSPPRLLSSKEISNEDDLDLLFSEVTVSSSGFFTNYLQLLSLWQKRHSKLLAAETEDADILSVAPFLASNGLLFPMGMFIPPLFHPTYPKAMNYGAVGFLVAKDIFHLFLPEISSHNLTMRAVGECVWTHYLNATEKAGQVRATILSTAQQEEVWLQYSALQVALQAYHQSLSQNPADTSVSGLHHTQLFFRSFSLVSCDTDPDGESMPLDASFLIPVMCAESGLCPTSPQCSIKAHQDKSQAC, encoded by the exons ATGAGCAGATCTGCGCAACAGTTG CCTCAGCAATCGGACCGCTCAAAGTCTCGCCCAGAACCCGAGAGCCGGCTACAGCCTCCgcctcagctgcagctgataGAACAACCTCAGCATTTGCTCCAGCAACAGAACCCACTCCAGCCTGGGCAACAACAACTATTAAACACTGAGCGTCAAGAAAAGTTGGTGTGGGTAACACCTCAGAGACTGTTTGGTCTTCTTCTGGTATTTTTTATAGGAATTGCCATTCTGGGGCTAGCCTACTACCTTCACCACGTTCTGCACACAGGGAGTGGGAACAATGCAGCAAACG TAACCCCGTGTGTTTCTACCGCATGTCAGTGGGCTGCTGCTCGTCTGTCCATGTCCACTGACCCCTTCACCGAGCCCTGTGATTACTTTGTGTCCATGTGTGGTTCAAAAAGACTCCAGCTCAAAAGCAAAGGGAGACAAAGAAGTCACGGTATACCGGGTCATTCACAAAACCCAATTGAAAGGTTAGCAGAAAcggacaaacaaaataaaacagaacatagAAGACTGGGAGAAGATACGACTCTGAGCCGAAAAACTCTCCTGCTGCAGTATCTCAGAGGGATTTTAG AGACCAACCAAAGTTCAAGCAGCTCAGCAGTTCAGAAGACTAAAGACTTCTACCATTCCTGCTTAGACACCAGATCTCTGGAAGCTGTGGGGGCAGAGCCATTTCTCAGACTCATCCAGAAG TTGGGAGGCTGGGCTGTGTCTGGACAGTGGAATAGGACTGATTTCAACTACACCCTGGGTGTGTTAATGAGAGAATATGGGACGTTTCCATTCTTCAACCTCTACGTAGGCAAAGACCCGAATGAAGCTGCCAGCAACGGGACAAAGAGATACATTCAG ATTGATCAGCCGGATCTGTTGATCCCAATTGAGTGGAACAGCAAAAAGCAAACGTCAGGAGCTAAAACTGAG ACTTTACGTCCCTTCCTGGCATCATGTCAGAGCTACCTGGCTTTCCTGGGATCCCCGCCATCCATGAGGATGCTCCACGTTGGCACGTTCATCTCTCTGTCCTCAGAGCTCGCAGTCGCCGCTTCACCTCTGCAGTACCGCCTGTCAAAGGGACAGCTCTATCAGCGAATGACAATAAGAGATCTGCAG AGCCAGGCCCCTGCTATCGACTGGTTGGGCTGTCTGCAGGCTGCTTTCCATCCTCTGTCCCTCACAGAAGACGATCATGTCCTCCTACACAACTTACCTTACATCATCCAAATGTCCCGCATCATCAACGAATGGTTGCATAAGCCTGAAATGAGTAACAG CGGTACTCTTCACACCTTTATGGTCCTGAATCTGTTGCACACCCTGATGCCCGCCATGGATTCCAGATTTTCAGAAACGGCAAAGAATTATTCTCTGGCACTGGGGAACATTGAAGAG GAAGTCCCTCGCTGGAAACACTGCCTACTGGAGACCGAAAGAGGATTTGATTCAGTTCTCACACATCTTCTCAGTGAGACGGCTGCACGTCGAGAG ACAGAAGAAATTATTGAAAACGTCTTTTTTGCCTTCATTTCCAAAATAACGGATCTCAGGTGGAAAGATCAAAAGTCTTTTCAGCGTTTCATTGACAAG gtttaCTCCTCACCTCCAAGACTATTGTCCTCAAAGGAGATTTCTAATGAAGATGATCTTGACCTATTATTCTCTGAG GTGACGGTCAGCTCCAGTGGCTTCTTTACCAACTACCTTCAGCTACTTTCCCTTTGGCAGAAGAGACACAGTAAACTTTTGGCTGCGGAGACTGAGGATGCTGACAT TCTTTCTGTCGCGCCCTTTCTGGCGAGTAATGGGCTTCTCTTCCCGATGGGAATGTTCATCCCTCCTCTTTTCCACCCCACCTATCCAAA GGCCATGAATTATGGTGCAGTGGGTTTCCTTGTTGCTAAAGATATCTTTCATCTGTTTCTGCCTGAGA TTTCTTCTCACAACCTGACTATGCGTGCTGTGGGAGAATGTGTGTGGACTCACTACCTCAATGCTACTGAAAAAGCAGGACAAGTTCGGGCGACAATTCTGTCTACGGCGCAGCAGGAGGAGGTGTGGTTACAATACTCTGCACTGCAGGTGGCGCTGCAG GCCTATCATCAGAGTCTAAGCCAGAATCCTGCAGACACCTCGGTTTCAGGGTTGCATCACACGCAGCTGTTTTTCAGATCTTTCTCTCTG GTCAGCTGTGACACTGACCCAGACGGTGAGTCCATGCCTCTGGACGCCTCCTTCTTGATCCCGGTCATGTGTGCCGAGTCTGGTCTGTGTCCAACAAGCCCACAGTGCTCCATTAAAGCTCACCAGGACAAATCACAAGCATGCTGA
- the kel gene encoding kell blood group glycoprotein isoform X1 gives MCCTDNDDSKRACATRRGPFQEDKLTSHLRQCVSRSDVLVFTHQSQLSVLTLFNTADRKEKHVLLLSKTKSNPCPWRAEGYSLLYLDFEEVKTEPADLFLSESRMRKGSDGKEIRSRDDSTLTQREQEVRVKPKRHDSDRNRARMSQTSIELQPQQSDRSKSRPEPESRLQPPPQLQLIEQPQHLLQQQNPLQPGQQQLLNTERQEKLVWVTPQRLFGLLLVFFIGIAILGLAYYLHHVLHTGSGNNAANVTPCVSTACQWAAARLSMSTDPFTEPCDYFVSMCGSKRLQLKSKGRQRSHGIPGHSQNPIERLAETDKQNKTEHRRLGEDTTLSRKTLLLQYLRGILETNQSSSSSAVQKTKDFYHSCLDTRSLEAVGAEPFLRLIQKLGGWAVSGQWNRTDFNYTLGVLMREYGTFPFFNLYVGKDPNEAASNGTKRYIQIDQPDLLIPIEWNSKKQTSGAKTETLRPFLASCQSYLAFLGSPPSMRMLHVGTFISLSSELAVAASPLQYRLSKGQLYQRMTIRDLQSQAPAIDWLGCLQAAFHPLSLTEDDHVLLHNLPYIIQMSRIINEWLHKPEMSNSGTLHTFMVLNLLHTLMPAMDSRFSETAKNYSLALGNIEEEVPRWKHCLLETERGFDSVLTHLLSETAARRETEEIIENVFFAFISKITDLRWKDQKSFQRFIDKVYSSPPRLLSSKEISNEDDLDLLFSEVTVSSSGFFTNYLQLLSLWQKRHSKLLAAETEDADILSVAPFLASNGLLFPMGMFIPPLFHPTYPKAMNYGAVGFLVAKDIFHLFLPEISSHNLTMRAVGECVWTHYLNATEKAGQVRATILSTAQQEEVWLQYSALQVALQAYHQSLSQNPADTSVSGLHHTQLFFRSFSLVSCDTDPDGESMPLDASFLIPVMCAESGLCPTSPQCSIKAHQDKSQAC, from the exons ATGTGCTGCACTGATAATGACGATAGCAAACGTGCGTGTGCAACGCGTAGAGGTCCTTTCCAGGAAGACAAACTTACCTCCCACTTAAGGCAATGTGTAAGCAGAAGCGATGTGTTAGTGTTTACTCACCAATCACAGCTCTCTGTCCTGACACTCTTTAATACggcagacagaaaagaaaaacatgttctgCTGTTGTcgaaaacaaaaagtaatccCTGTCCATGGAGAGCAGAGGGGTACTCCCtgctttatttggattttgaagaGGTGAAGACGGAACCTGCAGACTTGTTTTTATCGGAGAGTCGGATGAGGAAAGGGAGTGATGGAAAAGAGATACGGAGCAGAGATGACAGCACTTTGACGCAGCGGGAGCAGGAGGTGCGTGTGAAACCTAAACGCCACGACAGCGACAGAAACCGGGCAAGAATGAGTCAAACTTCAATCGAGCTTCAG CCTCAGCAATCGGACCGCTCAAAGTCTCGCCCAGAACCCGAGAGCCGGCTACAGCCTCCgcctcagctgcagctgataGAACAACCTCAGCATTTGCTCCAGCAACAGAACCCACTCCAGCCTGGGCAACAACAACTATTAAACACTGAGCGTCAAGAAAAGTTGGTGTGGGTAACACCTCAGAGACTGTTTGGTCTTCTTCTGGTATTTTTTATAGGAATTGCCATTCTGGGGCTAGCCTACTACCTTCACCACGTTCTGCACACAGGGAGTGGGAACAATGCAGCAAACG TAACCCCGTGTGTTTCTACCGCATGTCAGTGGGCTGCTGCTCGTCTGTCCATGTCCACTGACCCCTTCACCGAGCCCTGTGATTACTTTGTGTCCATGTGTGGTTCAAAAAGACTCCAGCTCAAAAGCAAAGGGAGACAAAGAAGTCACGGTATACCGGGTCATTCACAAAACCCAATTGAAAGGTTAGCAGAAAcggacaaacaaaataaaacagaacatagAAGACTGGGAGAAGATACGACTCTGAGCCGAAAAACTCTCCTGCTGCAGTATCTCAGAGGGATTTTAG AGACCAACCAAAGTTCAAGCAGCTCAGCAGTTCAGAAGACTAAAGACTTCTACCATTCCTGCTTAGACACCAGATCTCTGGAAGCTGTGGGGGCAGAGCCATTTCTCAGACTCATCCAGAAG TTGGGAGGCTGGGCTGTGTCTGGACAGTGGAATAGGACTGATTTCAACTACACCCTGGGTGTGTTAATGAGAGAATATGGGACGTTTCCATTCTTCAACCTCTACGTAGGCAAAGACCCGAATGAAGCTGCCAGCAACGGGACAAAGAGATACATTCAG ATTGATCAGCCGGATCTGTTGATCCCAATTGAGTGGAACAGCAAAAAGCAAACGTCAGGAGCTAAAACTGAG ACTTTACGTCCCTTCCTGGCATCATGTCAGAGCTACCTGGCTTTCCTGGGATCCCCGCCATCCATGAGGATGCTCCACGTTGGCACGTTCATCTCTCTGTCCTCAGAGCTCGCAGTCGCCGCTTCACCTCTGCAGTACCGCCTGTCAAAGGGACAGCTCTATCAGCGAATGACAATAAGAGATCTGCAG AGCCAGGCCCCTGCTATCGACTGGTTGGGCTGTCTGCAGGCTGCTTTCCATCCTCTGTCCCTCACAGAAGACGATCATGTCCTCCTACACAACTTACCTTACATCATCCAAATGTCCCGCATCATCAACGAATGGTTGCATAAGCCTGAAATGAGTAACAG CGGTACTCTTCACACCTTTATGGTCCTGAATCTGTTGCACACCCTGATGCCCGCCATGGATTCCAGATTTTCAGAAACGGCAAAGAATTATTCTCTGGCACTGGGGAACATTGAAGAG GAAGTCCCTCGCTGGAAACACTGCCTACTGGAGACCGAAAGAGGATTTGATTCAGTTCTCACACATCTTCTCAGTGAGACGGCTGCACGTCGAGAG ACAGAAGAAATTATTGAAAACGTCTTTTTTGCCTTCATTTCCAAAATAACGGATCTCAGGTGGAAAGATCAAAAGTCTTTTCAGCGTTTCATTGACAAG gtttaCTCCTCACCTCCAAGACTATTGTCCTCAAAGGAGATTTCTAATGAAGATGATCTTGACCTATTATTCTCTGAG GTGACGGTCAGCTCCAGTGGCTTCTTTACCAACTACCTTCAGCTACTTTCCCTTTGGCAGAAGAGACACAGTAAACTTTTGGCTGCGGAGACTGAGGATGCTGACAT TCTTTCTGTCGCGCCCTTTCTGGCGAGTAATGGGCTTCTCTTCCCGATGGGAATGTTCATCCCTCCTCTTTTCCACCCCACCTATCCAAA GGCCATGAATTATGGTGCAGTGGGTTTCCTTGTTGCTAAAGATATCTTTCATCTGTTTCTGCCTGAGA TTTCTTCTCACAACCTGACTATGCGTGCTGTGGGAGAATGTGTGTGGACTCACTACCTCAATGCTACTGAAAAAGCAGGACAAGTTCGGGCGACAATTCTGTCTACGGCGCAGCAGGAGGAGGTGTGGTTACAATACTCTGCACTGCAGGTGGCGCTGCAG GCCTATCATCAGAGTCTAAGCCAGAATCCTGCAGACACCTCGGTTTCAGGGTTGCATCACACGCAGCTGTTTTTCAGATCTTTCTCTCTG GTCAGCTGTGACACTGACCCAGACGGTGAGTCCATGCCTCTGGACGCCTCCTTCTTGATCCCGGTCATGTGTGCCGAGTCTGGTCTGTGTCCAACAAGCCCACAGTGCTCCATTAAAGCTCACCAGGACAAATCACAAGCATGCTGA
- the kel gene encoding kell blood group glycoprotein isoform X3, whose translation MKPQQSDRSKSRPEPESRLQPPPQLQLIEQPQHLLQQQNPLQPGQQQLLNTERQEKLVWVTPQRLFGLLLVFFIGIAILGLAYYLHHVLHTGSGNNAANVTPCVSTACQWAAARLSMSTDPFTEPCDYFVSMCGSKRLQLKSKGRQRSHGIPGHSQNPIERLAETDKQNKTEHRRLGEDTTLSRKTLLLQYLRGILETNQSSSSSAVQKTKDFYHSCLDTRSLEAVGAEPFLRLIQKLGGWAVSGQWNRTDFNYTLGVLMREYGTFPFFNLYVGKDPNEAASNGTKRYIQIDQPDLLIPIEWNSKKQTSGAKTETLRPFLASCQSYLAFLGSPPSMRMLHVGTFISLSSELAVAASPLQYRLSKGQLYQRMTIRDLQSQAPAIDWLGCLQAAFHPLSLTEDDHVLLHNLPYIIQMSRIINEWLHKPEMSNSGTLHTFMVLNLLHTLMPAMDSRFSETAKNYSLALGNIEEEVPRWKHCLLETERGFDSVLTHLLSETAARRETEEIIENVFFAFISKITDLRWKDQKSFQRFIDKVYSSPPRLLSSKEISNEDDLDLLFSEVTVSSSGFFTNYLQLLSLWQKRHSKLLAAETEDADILSVAPFLASNGLLFPMGMFIPPLFHPTYPKAMNYGAVGFLVAKDIFHLFLPEISSHNLTMRAVGECVWTHYLNATEKAGQVRATILSTAQQEEVWLQYSALQVALQAYHQSLSQNPADTSVSGLHHTQLFFRSFSLVSCDTDPDGESMPLDASFLIPVMCAESGLCPTSPQCSIKAHQDKSQAC comes from the exons atgaaa CCTCAGCAATCGGACCGCTCAAAGTCTCGCCCAGAACCCGAGAGCCGGCTACAGCCTCCgcctcagctgcagctgataGAACAACCTCAGCATTTGCTCCAGCAACAGAACCCACTCCAGCCTGGGCAACAACAACTATTAAACACTGAGCGTCAAGAAAAGTTGGTGTGGGTAACACCTCAGAGACTGTTTGGTCTTCTTCTGGTATTTTTTATAGGAATTGCCATTCTGGGGCTAGCCTACTACCTTCACCACGTTCTGCACACAGGGAGTGGGAACAATGCAGCAAACG TAACCCCGTGTGTTTCTACCGCATGTCAGTGGGCTGCTGCTCGTCTGTCCATGTCCACTGACCCCTTCACCGAGCCCTGTGATTACTTTGTGTCCATGTGTGGTTCAAAAAGACTCCAGCTCAAAAGCAAAGGGAGACAAAGAAGTCACGGTATACCGGGTCATTCACAAAACCCAATTGAAAGGTTAGCAGAAAcggacaaacaaaataaaacagaacatagAAGACTGGGAGAAGATACGACTCTGAGCCGAAAAACTCTCCTGCTGCAGTATCTCAGAGGGATTTTAG AGACCAACCAAAGTTCAAGCAGCTCAGCAGTTCAGAAGACTAAAGACTTCTACCATTCCTGCTTAGACACCAGATCTCTGGAAGCTGTGGGGGCAGAGCCATTTCTCAGACTCATCCAGAAG TTGGGAGGCTGGGCTGTGTCTGGACAGTGGAATAGGACTGATTTCAACTACACCCTGGGTGTGTTAATGAGAGAATATGGGACGTTTCCATTCTTCAACCTCTACGTAGGCAAAGACCCGAATGAAGCTGCCAGCAACGGGACAAAGAGATACATTCAG ATTGATCAGCCGGATCTGTTGATCCCAATTGAGTGGAACAGCAAAAAGCAAACGTCAGGAGCTAAAACTGAG ACTTTACGTCCCTTCCTGGCATCATGTCAGAGCTACCTGGCTTTCCTGGGATCCCCGCCATCCATGAGGATGCTCCACGTTGGCACGTTCATCTCTCTGTCCTCAGAGCTCGCAGTCGCCGCTTCACCTCTGCAGTACCGCCTGTCAAAGGGACAGCTCTATCAGCGAATGACAATAAGAGATCTGCAG AGCCAGGCCCCTGCTATCGACTGGTTGGGCTGTCTGCAGGCTGCTTTCCATCCTCTGTCCCTCACAGAAGACGATCATGTCCTCCTACACAACTTACCTTACATCATCCAAATGTCCCGCATCATCAACGAATGGTTGCATAAGCCTGAAATGAGTAACAG CGGTACTCTTCACACCTTTATGGTCCTGAATCTGTTGCACACCCTGATGCCCGCCATGGATTCCAGATTTTCAGAAACGGCAAAGAATTATTCTCTGGCACTGGGGAACATTGAAGAG GAAGTCCCTCGCTGGAAACACTGCCTACTGGAGACCGAAAGAGGATTTGATTCAGTTCTCACACATCTTCTCAGTGAGACGGCTGCACGTCGAGAG ACAGAAGAAATTATTGAAAACGTCTTTTTTGCCTTCATTTCCAAAATAACGGATCTCAGGTGGAAAGATCAAAAGTCTTTTCAGCGTTTCATTGACAAG gtttaCTCCTCACCTCCAAGACTATTGTCCTCAAAGGAGATTTCTAATGAAGATGATCTTGACCTATTATTCTCTGAG GTGACGGTCAGCTCCAGTGGCTTCTTTACCAACTACCTTCAGCTACTTTCCCTTTGGCAGAAGAGACACAGTAAACTTTTGGCTGCGGAGACTGAGGATGCTGACAT TCTTTCTGTCGCGCCCTTTCTGGCGAGTAATGGGCTTCTCTTCCCGATGGGAATGTTCATCCCTCCTCTTTTCCACCCCACCTATCCAAA GGCCATGAATTATGGTGCAGTGGGTTTCCTTGTTGCTAAAGATATCTTTCATCTGTTTCTGCCTGAGA TTTCTTCTCACAACCTGACTATGCGTGCTGTGGGAGAATGTGTGTGGACTCACTACCTCAATGCTACTGAAAAAGCAGGACAAGTTCGGGCGACAATTCTGTCTACGGCGCAGCAGGAGGAGGTGTGGTTACAATACTCTGCACTGCAGGTGGCGCTGCAG GCCTATCATCAGAGTCTAAGCCAGAATCCTGCAGACACCTCGGTTTCAGGGTTGCATCACACGCAGCTGTTTTTCAGATCTTTCTCTCTG GTCAGCTGTGACACTGACCCAGACGGTGAGTCCATGCCTCTGGACGCCTCCTTCTTGATCCCGGTCATGTGTGCCGAGTCTGGTCTGTGTCCAACAAGCCCACAGTGCTCCATTAAAGCTCACCAGGACAAATCACAAGCATGCTGA
- the kel gene encoding kell blood group glycoprotein isoform X4, producing MSTDPFTEPCDYFVSMCGSKRLQLKSKGRQRSHGIPGHSQNPIERLAETDKQNKTEHRRLGEDTTLSRKTLLLQYLRGILETNQSSSSSAVQKTKDFYHSCLDTRSLEAVGAEPFLRLIQKLGGWAVSGQWNRTDFNYTLGVLMREYGTFPFFNLYVGKDPNEAASNGTKRYIQIDQPDLLIPIEWNSKKQTSGAKTETLRPFLASCQSYLAFLGSPPSMRMLHVGTFISLSSELAVAASPLQYRLSKGQLYQRMTIRDLQSQAPAIDWLGCLQAAFHPLSLTEDDHVLLHNLPYIIQMSRIINEWLHKPEMSNSGTLHTFMVLNLLHTLMPAMDSRFSETAKNYSLALGNIEEEVPRWKHCLLETERGFDSVLTHLLSETAARRETEEIIENVFFAFISKITDLRWKDQKSFQRFIDKVYSSPPRLLSSKEISNEDDLDLLFSEVTVSSSGFFTNYLQLLSLWQKRHSKLLAAETEDADILSVAPFLASNGLLFPMGMFIPPLFHPTYPKAMNYGAVGFLVAKDIFHLFLPEISSHNLTMRAVGECVWTHYLNATEKAGQVRATILSTAQQEEVWLQYSALQVALQAYHQSLSQNPADTSVSGLHHTQLFFRSFSLVSCDTDPDGESMPLDASFLIPVMCAESGLCPTSPQCSIKAHQDKSQAC from the exons ATGTCCACTGACCCCTTCACCGAGCCCTGTGATTACTTTGTGTCCATGTGTGGTTCAAAAAGACTCCAGCTCAAAAGCAAAGGGAGACAAAGAAGTCACGGTATACCGGGTCATTCACAAAACCCAATTGAAAGGTTAGCAGAAAcggacaaacaaaataaaacagaacatagAAGACTGGGAGAAGATACGACTCTGAGCCGAAAAACTCTCCTGCTGCAGTATCTCAGAGGGATTTTAG AGACCAACCAAAGTTCAAGCAGCTCAGCAGTTCAGAAGACTAAAGACTTCTACCATTCCTGCTTAGACACCAGATCTCTGGAAGCTGTGGGGGCAGAGCCATTTCTCAGACTCATCCAGAAG TTGGGAGGCTGGGCTGTGTCTGGACAGTGGAATAGGACTGATTTCAACTACACCCTGGGTGTGTTAATGAGAGAATATGGGACGTTTCCATTCTTCAACCTCTACGTAGGCAAAGACCCGAATGAAGCTGCCAGCAACGGGACAAAGAGATACATTCAG ATTGATCAGCCGGATCTGTTGATCCCAATTGAGTGGAACAGCAAAAAGCAAACGTCAGGAGCTAAAACTGAG ACTTTACGTCCCTTCCTGGCATCATGTCAGAGCTACCTGGCTTTCCTGGGATCCCCGCCATCCATGAGGATGCTCCACGTTGGCACGTTCATCTCTCTGTCCTCAGAGCTCGCAGTCGCCGCTTCACCTCTGCAGTACCGCCTGTCAAAGGGACAGCTCTATCAGCGAATGACAATAAGAGATCTGCAG AGCCAGGCCCCTGCTATCGACTGGTTGGGCTGTCTGCAGGCTGCTTTCCATCCTCTGTCCCTCACAGAAGACGATCATGTCCTCCTACACAACTTACCTTACATCATCCAAATGTCCCGCATCATCAACGAATGGTTGCATAAGCCTGAAATGAGTAACAG CGGTACTCTTCACACCTTTATGGTCCTGAATCTGTTGCACACCCTGATGCCCGCCATGGATTCCAGATTTTCAGAAACGGCAAAGAATTATTCTCTGGCACTGGGGAACATTGAAGAG GAAGTCCCTCGCTGGAAACACTGCCTACTGGAGACCGAAAGAGGATTTGATTCAGTTCTCACACATCTTCTCAGTGAGACGGCTGCACGTCGAGAG ACAGAAGAAATTATTGAAAACGTCTTTTTTGCCTTCATTTCCAAAATAACGGATCTCAGGTGGAAAGATCAAAAGTCTTTTCAGCGTTTCATTGACAAG gtttaCTCCTCACCTCCAAGACTATTGTCCTCAAAGGAGATTTCTAATGAAGATGATCTTGACCTATTATTCTCTGAG GTGACGGTCAGCTCCAGTGGCTTCTTTACCAACTACCTTCAGCTACTTTCCCTTTGGCAGAAGAGACACAGTAAACTTTTGGCTGCGGAGACTGAGGATGCTGACAT TCTTTCTGTCGCGCCCTTTCTGGCGAGTAATGGGCTTCTCTTCCCGATGGGAATGTTCATCCCTCCTCTTTTCCACCCCACCTATCCAAA GGCCATGAATTATGGTGCAGTGGGTTTCCTTGTTGCTAAAGATATCTTTCATCTGTTTCTGCCTGAGA TTTCTTCTCACAACCTGACTATGCGTGCTGTGGGAGAATGTGTGTGGACTCACTACCTCAATGCTACTGAAAAAGCAGGACAAGTTCGGGCGACAATTCTGTCTACGGCGCAGCAGGAGGAGGTGTGGTTACAATACTCTGCACTGCAGGTGGCGCTGCAG GCCTATCATCAGAGTCTAAGCCAGAATCCTGCAGACACCTCGGTTTCAGGGTTGCATCACACGCAGCTGTTTTTCAGATCTTTCTCTCTG GTCAGCTGTGACACTGACCCAGACGGTGAGTCCATGCCTCTGGACGCCTCCTTCTTGATCCCGGTCATGTGTGCCGAGTCTGGTCTGTGTCCAACAAGCCCACAGTGCTCCATTAAAGCTCACCAGGACAAATCACAAGCATGCTGA